A region of Culicoides brevitarsis isolate CSIRO-B50_1 chromosome 1, AGI_CSIRO_Cbre_v1, whole genome shotgun sequence DNA encodes the following proteins:
- the LOC134827302 gene encoding uncharacterized protein LOC134827302, which yields MLEQISFRRVFYLSLVISVIHETVDARVILTENVSVEPVIEANSISPFDSNARARLELFKLFRSLDVRSFIPLADDEKYILKKLEFPTFDESEEEIEDDDEFDLLWFINPKLRESLTGGAAVRRKKPESRKSTKES from the exons ATGCTGGAGCAAATTAGTTTCAGA agagtCTTTTATCTGTCACTTGTGATTAGCGTTATTCACGAGACAGTAGACGCTCGAGtgattttaacagaaaatgtCAGTGTTGAACCGGTCATTGA agcaAACTCCATTTCACCATTTGACAGCAATGCACGTGCGCGTCTCGAGTTGTTCAAGCTTTTTAGATCTTTAGATGTAAGAAGTTTCATTCCCTTAGCTGATGATGAGAAATATATCTTGAAGAAATTGGAGTTTCCAACGTTTGATGAATCGgaagaagaaattgaagaTGATGACGAGTTCGATCTTTTGTGGTTTATTAATCCAAAGTTACGGGAATCGCTGACAGGGGGCGCTGCAGTAAGAAGAAAGAAGCCGGAAAGCAGAAAAAGTACAAAGGAAAgctga
- the LOC134837203 gene encoding uncharacterized protein LOC134837203, translating to MKLLIVFALIATAYAGQIHGGHHGGHGSHGGGHGASGGNILVRVDPSILAGASGGHQQAAAPPPPPPPPAPAPQVFRLEPVQGHAAAAAPPPPPPPPPQVFRLEPVQQAAPPPPPPPPAPAPSGGGQVFRLEPYHGGSSGGGSFSGSSGGGSFSGSSYSSGGGSGGFSSGGSVQTITLRRVGGGGGGSGGGWNQGGSSW from the exons atgaaattgctCATCGTTTTTGCTTTGATCGCCACAGCTTATGCTGGTCAAATCCATGGAGGGCATCATGGAGGACATGGAAGCCATGGCGGAGGTCATGGAGCATCAGGAGGAAATATCCTCGTTCGTGTCGATCCAAGCATCTTAGCTGGCGCTAGCGGCGGACATCAACAAGCAGCTGCTCCTCCTCCTCCccc acctCCTCCAGCTCCTGCTCCACAAGTCTTCCGTCTTGAACCTGTTCAAGGacatgctgctgctgctgctcc aCCTCCACCCCCTCCTCCTCCCCCACAAGTTTTCCGTCTTGAACCTGTTCAACAAGCTGCTCC accCCCGCCTCCTCCTCCTCCAGCTCCAGCTCCATCTGGCGGCGGTCAAGTTTTCCGTCTTGAACCATATCACGGAGGATCATCAGGCGGCGGAAGCTTCAGCGGATCATCAGGCGGCGGTAGCTTCAGCGGATCATCATACTCATCAGGCGGCGGATCCGGTGGCTTTTCATCAGGCGGTAGCGTACAAACGATCACTTTGAGACGCGTTGGCGGAGGCGGCGGAGGATCTGGAGG cGGATGGAACCAAGGAGGTTCTTCATGGTAA